The following coding sequences lie in one Eremothecium sinecaudum strain ATCC 58844 chromosome IV, complete sequence genomic window:
- the SAM50 gene encoding SAM complex subunit SAM50 (Syntenic homolog of Ashbya gossypii AGR392C; Syntenic homolog of Saccharomyces cerevisiae YNL026W (SAM50)), translating into MDDDSTANLVERIKDAGIANQTSKISDIEARELELQYERQQKAVQELLHKQAFVPVQLSNTIVEGAESIRPNVLQRYLDRTVYTASNLNQLLRQTDVLFRLLVSSSLAESITQTLDTRGSIIANLSNTQIPSYLHENEGSNAMSVIDIVQRLKIQPVKKFAAKTGTNVGNGEGDGYLQFQWRNVFGGGERIVFDATKGTKTQSSYLLSLIAPVNEYWIGDLSSFKQSARFGGVELFTRGIRTSVKSLFFLEGSWNHELAFESIWRSTLNKNINSSDSVLIHCGEDLKNSITHKLVKDTRDNVIFPNSGYSMQLLNEISLGSYWKLYFEANAAQPLGKDDFFTMSSSIKAGYISNFHPQGNIVHFKDKFHSGGPNDVRGFQLMGLGPKDRQDALGGDALLAYGVSIFSRLPISKWSSSGFRLHYFINGGRLINHNNASKSSILSNMLQQHSISTGAGLVFKHPAARFELNFTLPLTAHLSDSVRKGFQYGIGISFL; encoded by the coding sequence ATGGACGACGACTCAACTGCTAACCTAGTTGAGAGAATTAAAGACGCTGGTATTGCAAATCAGACTTCTAAAATTTCTGACATTGAGGCTCGTGAATTAGAGCTACAATATGAAAGACAACAAAAAGCAGTACAAGAATTACTCCATAAGCAGGCATTCGTGCCTGTACAACTGTCTAATACCATTGTAGAAGGTGCGGAATCAATAAGACCTAATGTATTACAACGTTATTTGGATCGGACTGTTTATACAGCTTCAAATCTTAATCAACTACTACGACAAACAGATGTCTTATTTCGTCTACTAGTTTCCTCCTCTCTAGCTGAATCTATTACCCAAACTTTGGATACTAGAGGATCCATAATTGCTAATCTTTCCAACACCCAAATACCGAGTTATCTTCATGAGAACGAGGGCTCGAATGCTATGTCTGTTATAGATATTGTGCAGCGGCTTAAAATCCAACCGGTTAAAAAGTTCGCTGCGAAAACAGGAACAAATGTGGGAAATGGAGAGGGTGATGGCTATTTGCAATTCCAATGGCGAAATGTTTTTGGAGGCGGTGAGAGGATTGTCTTTGATGCGACTAAGGGTACTAAGACTCAATCATCGTATTTGCTAAGCCTAATTGCACCAGTTAATGAATACTGGATTGGGGATCTGTCCTCATTCAAGCAATCTGCACGCTTTGGCGGAGTAGAGCTCTTTACTAGGGGCATAAGGACATCGGTTAAAAGTCTATTTTTCCTTGAAGGATCTTGGAATCATGAGTTAGCGTTTGAGAGCATTTGGCGAAGCACTTTAAATAAGAATATCAATAGCTCAGATTCGGTCCTTATACATTGTGGAGAAGATTTGAAAAACTCGATCACTCACAAGCTTGTCAAAGATACGCGAGATAATGTCATTTTCCCTAATTCTGGTTATAGCATGCAACTGTTGAATGAAATTTCACTTGGTTCATATTGGAAATTGTATTTTGAAGCTAATGCTGCCCAACCGTTGGGTAAGGATGACTTTTTTACTATGAGTTCTTCTATAAAGGCTGGCTATATATCAAACTTTCATCCTCAAGGTAATATAGTCCACTTTAAGGACAAGTTTCACAGCGGGGGTCCAAATGACGTCCGAGGTTTCCAGCTCATGGGATTAGGGCCAAAAGACAGACAAGATGCTTTAGGAGGTGATGCGTTATTAGCATACGGTGTCAGCATATTTTCCCGCCTGCCAATAAGCAAATGGTCTTCTTCTGGGTTTAGGCTACATTATTTTATCAACGGTGGTAGGCTTATAAACCACAACAACGCTTCGAAATCATCCATACTTTCCAATATGCTTCAACAGCACTCAATTTCGACAGGAGCGGGGCTAGTTTTTAAGCATCCTGCTGCCAGGTTTGAACTGAACTTCACTTTACCGCTTACAGCTCATTTATCGGATTCTGTACGGAAGGGATTCCAGTACGGTATAGGCATTTCATTCTTGTAG
- the CRZ1 gene encoding DNA-binding transcription factor CRZ1 (Syntenic homolog of Ashbya gossypii ADL198W; Syntenic homolog of Saccharomyces cerevisiae YNL027W (CRZ1)): MSFEDYGNAQDIGKDGTKYHNQENQRELYLTDHSKLRRNSKGGAQWLQVRMPGNNEKGGDQLYNTLYTAHPEEFSVPEVVLLPYGESSEGVKYVDSKNRTVQTPRINIETPQETSQWYPQRSPGLDLQSSGNMNNDSNLTEFNSFNTPSQDNKFQYRDGFSNAPDFPHSPIGLSPSMNRGEYDAWPRMSYLKKASDDLDEILSLHSVNTDASEYLQVHNMDEVNEILRDTNDFLRASEVASQCSNPGTSGNVNSLIQNTPLINVQNASSGNLPLSSVSVTPSPRTSFNEGETRPHIDFLTVHNEDFTVLTDDDDLDDHGKMYLGRKSRHRNSSRSARSRSSGRSLSPDEKARSLSKNREKLLELAALQVPGYSGSTATASSAHSHSSASSLNNYAAQLSTPLDEGETALNLSGNTRRKSIQKNPAIYSCDLCDKKFTRPYNLKSHLRTHTDERPFSCNVCGKAFARQHDRKRHEDLHSGKKRYVCGGNLKDGTAWGCGKKFARSDALGRHFKTDSGRRCIAPLYEEASRERAAQNLAPPSENEQLWLS, encoded by the coding sequence ATGAGCTTTGAGGATTATGGCAACGCCCAAGATATTGGGAAAGACGGTACTAAATACCATAATCAGGAGAACCAACGTGAACTTTACTTGACCGATCATAGCAAATTAAGGCGAAATAGCAAAGGTGGTGCCCAGTGGTTGCAGGTGAGAATGCCTGGCAATAATGAAAAGGGGGGTGATCAGCTTTATAATACACTTTATACTGCACATCCAGAGGAGTTCTCAGTTCCCGAAGTTGTTCTTTTGCCATATGGAGAGAGTTCAGAGGGCGTGAAGTATGTTGACAGCAAGAATAGGACTGTGCAGACACCGCGTATAAACATAGAAACACCTCAAGAAACTTCTCAGTGGTATCCGCAGAGGTCGCCGGGATTAGATTTGCAGTCTTCCGGAAACATGAATAATGACTCAAATCTGACAGAGTTCAACTCTTTCAATACTCCTTCACAGGATAACAAGTTCCAATATAGGGATGGTTTTTCAAATGCGCCAGATTTTCCTCACTCTCCTATAGGGCTATCACCCTCGATGAACAGAGGAGAGTATGATGCATGGCCGCGTATGAGCTATTTAAAGAAAGCTAGCGATGACCTTGATGAAATACTGAGTCTACATTCAGTAAATACGGATGCATCGGAGTACCTACAGGTCCATAACATGGACGAAGTGAATGAAATACTAAGAGATACGAATGACTTTCTTCGTGCATCCGAAGTTGCTTCGCAATGTTCAAACCCAGGTACTTCTGGTAATGTCAATAGTCTTATTCAGAATACTCCACTGATAAATGTTCAAAATGCATCTTCTGGGAACTTACCTCTCTCAAGTGTTAGCGTTACGCCATCTCCGAGAACCTCATTCAATGAGGGGGAAACACGACCACATATAGACTTTTTAACCGTTCACAACGAGGATTTTACTGTCCTCACggatgatgatgatttgGATGACCATGGGAAAATGTATCTGGGGCGGAAGTCAAGACATCGGAATTCCAGCAGATCTGCAAGGTCGCGTTCTTCTGGCCGAAGTTTGTCTCCGGACGAGAAAGCTCGTTCACTCAGCAAAAACAGGGAGAAATTACTAGAATTGGCTGCATTGCAGGTCCCGGGCTATTCGGGTTCAACTGCAACCGCTAGTTCGGCACATTCACATAGTTCTGCCTCATCGCTTAACAACTACGCAGCTCAGTTATCAACGCCGTTGGATGAAGGGGAAACTGCATTAAATTTATCGGGAAACACTAGGCGAAAGTCAATACAGAAAAATCCTGCCATTTACTCTTGTGATCTTTGCGATAAGAAATTTACCAGGCCTTATAATCTGAAGTCTCATTTACGGACACATACGGATGAGCGTCCATTTTCCTGTAATGTTTGCGGGAAAGCATTTGCAAGGCAACACGATCGTAAGAGACACGAAGATCTACATTCAGGAAAGAAACGGTACGTTTGTGGAGGTAACTTAAAGGACGGAACTGCATGGGGATGCGGTAAAAAGTTTGCTAGAAGCGATGCCTTAGGAAGGCACTTCAAGACGGATAGTGGTCGCAGATGTATTGCGCCGCTGTATGAAGAAGCGTCCCGCGAACGTGCGGCTCAAAATCTCGCACCTCCATCGGAAAACGAACAGTTGTGGTTAAGTTAA
- the SDS3 gene encoding Sds3p (Syntenic homolog of Ashbya gossypii ADL200C; Syntenic homolog of Saccharomyces cerevisiae YIL084C (SDS3); 1-intron in Ashbya gossypii): protein MSLQGYNQLKSEFNRQELSRKDKRRYNIESKVMKIRQSFAADKDIHYRDRLTHLQSTLTSLHQRNNIAFTRALRDLEEERDLELVRLRFFEEYRVHRSRIEFQEDIERTKEEHDRMIKLCKEKLYESFEKKIKKLKEDRMLMDVANAHSYVMDHPSARLHKNVVTAAQGTWDSSASEVGNGAGGASANESGTENGAERRTLRRRIPNHATARAINEESEYASNKESSASLGGSRMGNGGLGGNGVFPMGSQNNSDSEFLQYISDSNELHALLFGSEEKDSEKKKARTNQRLSTKGAPPLQSLTQDEVTEDIALIRQLTGQPPAPFKV from the exons ATGAGCTTACAGGGATATAATCAGTTAAAGTCAGAGTTTAATAGACAAGAAC TGTCTAGGAAGGACAAAAGGCGATACAATATTGAATCAAAGGTAATGAAGATAAGGCAGAGCTTTGCTGCAGATAAGGATATACACTATAGAGACCGATTGACGCATCTACAATCAACTCTTACGAGTTTACATCAGAGGAACAATATCGCATTTACTAGAGCGCTTCGGgatttggaagaagaacGCGATTTGGAGTTAGTTAGACTACGTTTCTTCGAAGAGTATAGGGTTCATAGGTCCCGAATTGAGTTTCAAGAAGATATTGAGAGAACTAAGGAAGAGCACGACCGCATGATTAAGTTATGTAAAGAGAAGCTATACGAGTCATttgaaaagaaaataaagAAACTGAAGGAAGACCGCATGCTAATGGATGTGGCTAATGCTCACTCGTATGTTATGGACCATCCATCTGCTAGACTTCATAAAAACGTTGTTACCGCCGCACAAGGCACCTGGGATTCGTCCGCTAGTGAAGTTGGGAACGGGGCTGGTGGAGCCAGTGCTAACGAAAGTGGTACAGAAAATGGAGCCGAACGGAGGACCCTAAGAAGGCGTATTCCGAACCATGCCACAGCCAGGGCTATTAACGAAGAATCCGAATATGCATCCAACAAAGAGTCGTCAGCCTCGCTGGGCGGTTCCAGAATGGGAAATGGAGGCTTAGGTGGAAATGGCGTATTTCCAATGGGTAGCCAGAACAACAGCGACTCTGAGTTCCTGCAATACATAAGTGACTCTAACGAACTACACGCATTACTCTTCGGTTCCGAGGAGAAAGACAGTGAGAAAAAGAAGGCGAGAACTAACCAGAGGCTGTCAACGAAGGGTGCGCCTCCCCTACAGTCCCTAACACAAGATGAAGTCACAGAAGACATAGCCCTAATACGACAACTAACTGGCCAGCCACCAGCCCCCTTTAAAGTATAA
- the HHF2 gene encoding histone H4 (Syntenic homolog of Ashbya gossypii ADL201W; Syntenic homolog of Saccharomyces cerevisiae YNL030W (HHF2)): MSGRGKGGKGLGKGGAKRHRKILRDNIQGITKPAIRRLARRGGVKRISGLIYEDVRAVLKSFLESVIRDAVTYTEHAKRKTVTSLDVVYALKRQGRTLYGFGG, translated from the coding sequence ATGTCTGGTAGAGGAAAAGGTGGAAAAGGTTTGGGTAAAGGTGGTGCTAAGAGACACAGGAAGATTCTAAGAGATAACATTCAGGGTATCACTAAGCCTGCTATTAGAAGATTGGCAAGAAGAGGCGGTGTCAAGCGTATTTCCGGTTTGATTTACGAAGATGTCAGAGCTGTGCTAAAATCATTCCTAGAGTCCGTTATCAGGGACGCTGTCACATACACTGAGCATGCTAAGAGAAAGACAGTTACCTCTTTGGATGTTGTTTATGCTTTGAAGAGACAAGGTAGAACCTTGTATGGTTTCGGTGGTTAG
- the HHT2 gene encoding histone H3 (Syntenic homolog of Ashbya gossypii ADL202C; Syntenic homolog of Saccharomyces cerevisiae YNL031C (HHT2)) — MARTKQTARKSTGGKAPRKQLASKAARKSAPSTGGVKKPHRYKPGTVALREIRRFQKSTELLIRKLPFQRLVREIAQDFKTDLRFQSSAIGALQESVEAYLVSLFEDTNLAAIHAKRVTIQKKDIKLARRLRGERS, encoded by the coding sequence ATGGCTAGAACCAAGCAAACAGCAAGAAAGTCCACTGGTGGTAAGGCACCAAGAAAGCAATTGGCTTCCAAGGCAGCCAGAAAGTCCGCTCCATCCACTGGTGGTGTCAAGAAGCCTCACAGATATAAGCCAGGTACCGTCGCATTGAGAGAAATTAGAAGATTCCAAAAGTCTACTGAATTGTTAATAAGAAAGCTTCCATTCCAAAGATTGGTCAGGGAAATCGCTCAAGATTTTAAGACTGACTTGAGATTCCAGTCCTCTGCTATCGGTGCTCTACAGGAATCTGTCGAAGCTTACTTGGTGTCCTTGTTTGAAGACACCAATTTAGCCGCCATCCACGCTAAGAGAGTTACTATCCAAAAGAAGGATATTAAGTTGGCAAGAAGATTAAGAGGAGAAAGATCATGA
- the AIM19 gene encoding Aim19p (Syntenic homolog of Ashbya gossypii ADL203C; Syntenic homolog of Saccharomyces cerevisiae YIL087C (AIM19)): MSNNNSVDYWKQLSQSPVVPWFNSALLFFTPLISPAVEAPASIALRNASGLMSFFSRPKYFGPTAKTSILFGAAQALGGFILQDGDAESGSGFLAAWSTLYMLVGGRGSLKALRYGRVWPLLLSSISSASAVLYGRRFLTGHFE, from the coding sequence ATGTCTAATAATAACTCAGTGGATTATTGGAAGCAGCTGTCTCAGTCGCCAGTTGTGCCCTGGTTCAACAGTGCTCTGCTGTTCTTCACTCCTTTGATTTCGCCCGCAGTGGAAGCGCCGGCGTCTATAGCTCTGCGCAATGCCAGCGGATTGATGTCCTTCTTTAGCAGACCGAAGTACTTTGGTCCTACTGCGAAGACGTCCATTTTATTTGGCGCGGCACAGGCCCTCGGGGGGTTTATTCTACAAGACGGCGATGCAGAATCAGGTTCCGGATTCTTGGCTGCATGGTCTACATTGTATATGCTTGTTGGCGGCCGCGGCTCTCTAAAAGCCCTACGCTACGGAAGAGTCTGGCCTTTGCTTCTATCTTCAATCAGTAGTGCTAGTGCGGTCTTGTATGGAAGAAGATTCCTCACCGGGCACTTTGAGTGA
- the SIW14 gene encoding putative tyrosine protein phosphatase SIW14 (Syntenic homolog of Ashbya gossypii ADL204W; Syntenic homolog of Saccharomyces cerevisiae YNL032W (SIW14)) has product MVESIRNSVGLNREGKEETNRIKGPELMDILKIRNSDNSGKDLNPRDIPESDARDGQRKTSLSLGGTEIDEDLDDLYDAKEHNAKSEEALSQNTSVNEVIPPENFSHVVGEIYRSSFPRSENFFFLKERVKLRSVLVLIPEEYPQENLEFLERAQIQLFQIGMSGNKEPFVNIPNDLLTKALEIAINPANHPILIHCNRGKHRTGCLVGCIRKFQNWSLTMIFDEYRRFAFPKARALDQQFIEMYHNQELVEIAKKNMWLPIAW; this is encoded by the coding sequence ATGGTAGAATCTATAAGGAATTCAGTTGGACTTAATAGGGAAGGAAAGGAAGAAACTAATAGAATAAAGGGTCCGGAGCTAATGGATATCCTTAAGATAAGAAATTCTGACAACTCTGGAAAAGACTTGAATCCAAGAGATATACCAGAATCGGATGCCCGTGATGGACAGCGTAAAACATCTCTGTCTCTTGGGGGAACGgaaattgatgaagatttaGATGATTTATATGATGCGAAGGAACATAATGCCAAGAGCGAGGAAGCTCTATCACAAAACACATCTGTGAATGAAGTCATTCCTCCGGAAAACTTTAGTCACGTTGTGGGAGAGATATATAGGTCAAGTTTTCCGCGTTCAGAgaacttcttctttttgaAGGAGAGAGTAAAGCTAAGAAGCGTTCTGGTGCTGATACCGGAGGAATATCCGCAAGAGAACCTGGAGTTTCTTGAACGTGCTCAAATACAGCTATTCCAGATAGGCATGAGCGGGAATAAGGAGCCATTTGTTAACATACCGAACGATTTACTAACGAAAGCGCTGGAAATAGCGATAAATCCTGCTAACCACCCAATACTGATACATTGCAACCGAGGCAAGCACCGCACGGGCTGCCTTGTAGGTTGTATACGCAAGTTTCAAAACTGGTCACTGACGATGATATTTGACGAATACCGCAGATTTGCGTTTCCAAAGGCCCGTGCTCTTGATCAGCAGTTCATTGAGATGTATCATAATCAAGAGCTAGTTGAAATTGCTAAAAAGAATATGTGGCTACCGATAGCATGGTGA
- the AVT7 gene encoding Avt7p (Syntenic homolog of Ashbya gossypii ADL205C; Syntenic homolog of Saccharomyces cerevisiae YIL088C (AVT7)) yields MAPSATVFSSTVNLVKTIIGAGLLAIPFAFRADGILLGVILIVLAAITSGFGLFVLARSSKVLINPRQTSFFTLCSITYPNVAFLFDFAMFMQCFGVSLSYLILIGDLFPDLFGGNRKWWVLGSGILILPLTHLRSFDSLKYSSLFGILAILYLVAMIVGVYLQGLLWGNEYSPNRGEVRWVEISSFKDLISTFSIMIFAFTASMNIFSIIKELKDNSIPNIRRVINYSVGISTVVFILVGTCGYLSFGDGVDGNVILNYNRNHISTKLAELALGFILIVSFPLLFHPTRVAFNNMIHWVHISYQRTSLKSSLPGDDQSLLGSDSRLIAMTVEDEEDREVLGLENGSYQSLPRGSQLPAEPNEEDDSDTPIVPLDGKRFYLVTWLLIVVLYALALKVGSFALVLAIVGATGSTSISFILPGLFGYKLIGTESLLRGYPPSRLDKFLKNCSLALVIYGVAVTGISLLVIIRFGV; encoded by the coding sequence ATGGCTCCATCAGCAACAGTCTTTTCATCTACTGTTAATTTAGTAAAGACAATAATAGGAGCTGGTCTCCTCGCAATACCTTTTGCGTTTAGGGCCGATGGTATCCTATTGGGAGTCATTTTAATTGTATTGGCCGCTATTACGTCTGGCTTTGGTTTATTTGTGTTAGCTAGGTCTTCGAAGGTACTGATAAACCCTAGGCAAACTAGTTTCTTCACGCTTTGTTCCATAACTTACCCTAATGTGGCCTTTTTGTTTGATTTTGCGATGTTTATGCAATGCTTTGGAGTAAGCTTGTCATACTTGATTCTTATTGGTGATTTATTTCCTGACTTATTTGGGGGGAATAGGAAATGGTGGGTTTTGGGTAGCGGTATTTTGATTCTGCCGCTAACGCACTTGCGGAGCTTCGATAGCCTCAAGTATAGTTCACTATTTGGCATCCTAGCTATTCTGTACTTGGTTGCGATGATTGTTGGAGTTTACTTGCAAGGCCTGCTATGGGGAAATGAGTATTCTCCTAATAGGGGAGAAGTACGTTGGGTTGAGATCAGTAGCTTTAAGGATCTGATTAGCACGTTCAGCATAATGATATTCGCTTTTACTGCATCTATGAATATATTCAGTATAATCAAGGAATTGAAGGACAACTCTATTCCCAACATTAGAAGAGTCATTAACTACTCTGTGGGCATTTCGACAGTAGTTTTCATTCTGGTAGGTACCTGTGGCTACCTATCATTTGGGGATGGTGTTGATGGGAATGTCATTCTGAATTACAATAGGAACCACATCTCGACCAAGCTTGCAGAGCTTGCATTAGGGTTTATTTTGATTGTTTCATTCCCTCTTTTGTTCCACCCAACCAGAGTTGCATTTAACAATATGATCCATTGGGTTCATATCAGTTACCAGAGAACTTCCCTGAAGTCTTCTTTACCCGGTGATGACCAAAGTCTTTTAGGTAGTGATTCAAGACTAATTGCGATGACGgttgaagatgaagaagatagGGAAGTATTAGGCCTGGAAAATGGTTCATATCAGTCGCTACCAAGAGGCTCCCAGCTCCCAGCAGAGCCaaatgaggaagatgatTCAGACACGCCTATTGTACCTCTTGATGGTAAACGCTTTTATTTAGTCACATGGCTATTAATAGTAGTGCTATATGCTCTGGCCCTAAAAGTGGGATCATTTGCTTTAGTTTTGGCAATTGTGGGTGCTACGGGTTCAACATCAATTTCATTCATTTTGCCAGGTTTATTTGGATACAAATTGATAGGAACAGAGTCTTTGTTAAGAGGCTACCCTCCATCACGATTGGACAAGTTCCTCAAAAATTGCAGTCTAGCATTGGTTATTTATGGAGTAGCAGTCACTGGTATTTCATTGCTGGTCATTATACGCTTCGGTGTTTGA
- a CDS encoding HDL227Cp (Syntenic homolog of Ashbya gossypii ADL206W; Non-syntenic homolog of Saccharomyces cerevisiae YHL003C (LAG1)) produces MQGELKQRIPNSSAHELTKDNSKETKPKDDRKELIYKGLVHSKTELHTLLVSSSILTLLAICHIRNPKWCRKFVTLQYEYVTRPNHYDIGSDDAYIVITFVVILSLVRSFVLEFILKPVAYYRFNIRSTKALQKYGEQAWAMIYYTASWTFGFYLYCKSPYFLDCDALFIGWPHDQMTGAFKLYNLIQMSSWIQQIVVLTIEERRKDYFQMLAHHLITIALTTGSYYYYFTRIGHVILILMDFVDILLACAKVQKYCGFTVACDYTFMIFLVFWFALRHVIYNYLLYHTWFKSRTLMPEGECGAQLFQKRCWTHGIMNGFSALLAGLQVLTIIWFVLIIKVLMKVIKGFNAEDVRSDDEE; encoded by the coding sequence ATGCAGGGCGAACTAAAACAAAGAATTCCGAACAGCTCAGCGCATGAGTTGACGAAGGACAATAGTAAGGAAACTAAACCGAAAGATGATAGAAAGGAACTCATATACAAAGGTTTAGTGCATTCTAAAACGGAATTGCATACGTTGTTAGTGTCATCGTCGATCTTGACTTTACTTGCAATCTGCCACATCCGGAACCCTAAGTGGTGTAGGAAGTTTGTTACATTACAGTACGAATACGTTACGCGACCAAACCATTATGATATAGGAAGTGATGATGCGTATATTGTTATAACTTTTGTTGTAATCTTGTCTCTTGTGAGGTCCTTTGTACTGGAATTCATTTTGAAACCTGTTGCGTATTACAGGTTCAATATAAGGTCTACTAAGGCACTACAGAAATATGGAGAACAAGCATGGGCAATGATATATTATACAGCATCCTGGACCTTTGGTTTTTACTTATACTGTAAATCTCCTTACTTCCTGGACTGTGATGCATTGTTTATTGGATGGCCTCATGACCAGATGACAGGAGCATTCAAGTTGTACAATTTGATTCAGATGTCATCTTGGATCCAACAAATAGTGGTTTTAACGATTGAAGAGAGACGTAAGGACTACTTCCAGATGCTAGCGCATCATCTCATAACAATTGCATTGACAACGGGATCgtactattattatttcACAAGGATTGGTCATGTTATTCTAATTTTGATGGACTTTGTGGACATTTTATTGGCTTGTGCTAAGGTACAGAAATATTGTGGGTTTACAGTGGCTTGTGACTACACATTTATGATATTTTTGGTATTTTGGTTTGCCCTCAGACATGTCATATACAACTATTTATTGTACCATACATGGTTTAAATCCAGAACTTTAATGCCCGAGGGCGAATGTGGTGCACAGCTATTCCAGAAGCGATGCTGGACACATGGAATAATGAATGGGTTTAGTGCTTTGTTGGCGGGGCTTCAGGTTCTCACTATTATTTGGTTCGTGTTAATTATAAAGGTGCTAATGAAGGTTATAAAAGGCTTTAACGCAGAGGATGTTCGTAGTGATGACGAAGAATGA
- the SSN8 gene encoding cyclin-dependent protein serine/threonine kinase regulator SSN8 (Syntenic homolog of Ashbya gossypii ADL207W; Syntenic homolog of Saccharomyces cerevisiae YNL025C (SSN8)) encodes MSASYWDSSQRNKCLYTRESLARGRHKLWLLECQLYPQGTTIVMESGGKDSQPVTKCIPITHRDLHYDRDYNLRIYCYFLIMKLGRRLNVRQYALATAHVYLSRFCLKASIREVNLYLLVTTCIYLACKVEECPQHIRTLVNEARSLWPEFVPPDPTKVTEFEFYLIEELQSYLIVHYPYRSMEQFASALQREPYGLTLSRDDMQNSWSLINDSYITDVHLLYPPHVIAMACLFITVCLRNSSSPSAATNQEIFNRFMADSQVDLKQVMDTIQDFITLYDHWDKYNEPWIKFLLHGLYLRPNLSKSSLAESNSATGSNPVPLVAPTSNNTAISSGS; translated from the coding sequence ATGAGCGCTTCTTATTGGGACTCTTCGCAACGGAATAAATGCCTATACACAAGAGAGTCCCTGGCCCGTGGGAGACATAAATTATGGCTATTAGAGTGCCAACTATACCCACAGGGTACTACTATAGTCATGGAAAGCGGTGGTAAAGATTCACAACCCGTAACTAAATGTATTCCAATCACCCACCGAGACTTACATTACGATAGGGACTACAACTTGAGAATCTACTGTTATTTCTTAATAATGAAACTTGGTAGGCGATTAAATGTGAGACAATACGCCCTAGCCACTGCTCACGTTTATTTATCCAGGTTCTGCCTAAAAGCATCGATACGTGAAGTTAATTTGTACCTGTTGGTTACTACATGTATATACCTTGCTTGCAAAGTTGAAGAGTGTCCACAACATATCAGAACACTGGTTAACGAGGCAAGATCCCTTTGGCCCGAATTCGTTCCACCAGATCCTACAAAGGTCACTGAGTTTGAATTCTACCTCATAGAGGAACTCCAGTCGTACTTAATCGTGCATTATCCGTACCGTTCAATGGAACAGTTTGCGTCCGCTCTACAACGCGAACCATATGGCCTAACCCTATCTCGCGATGACATGCAAAACAGTTGGTCTCTGATAAACGACTCCTACATTACAGACGTGCATCTACTATACCCTCCTCATGTCATTGCTATGGCGTGTCTTTTTATCACTGTCTGTTTACGAAATAGCAGCTCACCTTCAGCGGCTACAAACCAGGAAATCTTCAACAGGTTCATGGCTGATTCCCAAGTTGATTTAAAACAAGTTATGGACACTATACAGGACTTTATTACTTTATATGACCATTGGGACAAATACAACGAGCCATGGATTAAATTCCTACTTCATGGACTCTACCTGCGTCCAAACCTGTCCAAAAGTTCACTAGCTGAATCCAATTCTGCCACTGGAAGCAATCCAGTGCCGCTAGTTGCACCAACTTCTAACAATACTGCCATCTCATCTGgtagttag